The DNA segment GGCATAAATGGATGTAACAATTTCAAATTATCCTCCATCAGCGCAATCGCAGCATCAAAAGTTTTGCGATCAATAGGTTGTTGATATGCAGGTTTTATAATTTCCAAAAACCATGAGCAGAAATCATCCCATACTAATTTGTAAATTGACATTAAAGCATCGGAAATTCGGTATTTTTCGAAATGATCTTCAATTTCTACCAAAGTCTGATTCATTTTCGCTTGATACCATTCGATACCAACTCTTGATGATTCAGGTTGTGTAATTTCATCACTTACCTCCCAGCCTTTTATAAGTCTGAAAGCATTCCAAATTTTATTCGAAAAAGCTTTTCCTTGATTGCAAAGTTCTTCGTCAAACATAATATCATTTCCAGCCGACGCACTTAGTAGAAGACCAACGCGAACTCCATCAGCACCAAACTTTTCGATTAGATCTAATGGATCTGGTGAGTTACCTAATGATTTCGACATTTTTCTACGTTGCTTATCGCGAACAAGTCCCGTTAGATAAACGTTGGTAAAAGGTTTTTCACCTGTATATTCGTACCCTGCGATGATCATTCTAGCCACCCAGAAAAACAAAATATCCGGACCTGTTACAAGATCATTCGTTGGATAATAGTATTTAAATTCTTCATTATCGGGATTTACGATTCCGTCAAATACTGACATTGGCCACAGCCAAGAAGAAAACCAAGTATCTAAAGCATCCTTGTCTTGACGTAAATTTTCAGCTTTGAAATCATCAAAACCATCTAATTTCTGAACCATTTCTAATGCTTCTTCACTACTTCTCGCAACTACAAACTGCTCCTTTCCATCTCCATAATAATAGGCAGGAATTTGCTGTCCCCACCATAATTGACGTGATATGTTCCAATCGCGAATATTAGTCAACCAATGACGGTAGGTATTTTCAAATTTAGCAGGATGAAGTTTTATCTCATCATCTTCTAGAACCGCTTTAATCGCTGGCTTTACCAATTCCTCCATTTTTAGAAACCATTGTTCTGAGAGGCGGGGTTCAATTACAGATTTAGTTCTTTCGGAAGTACCTACTTTATTTATATGTGATTCAGTCTTTGCTAATACGCCAAGTTCTTCAAGTTCTTTTGCAATTTCTTTTCGAACAACAAATCTATCTTTTCCATTATAATGCAATGCATAACTATTGAGAGTGGCATCCTCATTAAGGATATCTATAATTTCAAGATTATGTTTTTCGCCCAAAACTTTGTCGTTCATATCGTGAGCAGGAGTTACTTTTAGGCAACCTGTTCCAAATTCTAAATCAACATATTCATCTTCAATGATCGGAATACTTCTTCCAGCAATCGGAACTATTGCTCTTTTACCCCTAAGGTGTGTAAATCTTTCATCAGCAGGATTAATACAAATTGCAGTATCTCCAAAGATCGTTTCTGGTCTTGTGGTGGCAACAGTAAGTGATTCAGAAGTACCTTCAATCTGATAATTAATATAATATAAATTTCCTTGCTGTTCTTCAAATATCACTTCCTCGTCAGAAACTGTAGTGCGCGCTTCAGGATCCCAATTTACCATACGGAACCCGCGATAAATTAAGCCTTTGTTATATAAATCTACGAAAGACTCAATAACTGCGGCAGACATGTCAGGATCCATCGTAAACTTGGTTCTTTCCCAATCACATGAAGCACCCAACTTTTTAAGCTGCTCTAGAATTACTCCTCCGTATTTGTCTGTCCACTCCCAAGCATGCTTCAAAAACTCCTCGCGAGAAAGGTCATTTTTATCAATACCTTGTTCTTTTAATTTCGCAACAACTTTTGCCTCTGTGGCAATTGAAGCGTGATCCGTTCCTGGAACCCAGCAAGCATTAAATCCTTTTAGTCTCGCCCGTCTTATCAGAACATCCTGTATAGTGTTATTAAGCATGTGTCCCATGTGAAGGACGCCAGTAACGTTTGGAGGAGGAATTACAATTGTATAAGGCGTTCTGTGATCTGGTTCAGAATGAAAATAGTTATTTTCCATCCAGTAAGAGTACCATTTGTCTTCGATATTTTTCGCATCAAAATGTGCAGGAATATTCATGTGAGCTTGTTTAGTAAGATTGCCAAAAATTTATGGTCTACTTATTGCAAGTACAAAAATAATGAAATAGTACAGTATACAAAATTAAGAATGATATATTTGTATTTATTGCCAATGACAATTAAATTTGAAATTAATACACAACCATTAAAATAATTACAATGAAAAATTTTTTACTTATCGCAGCAATTGCATTTAGTTCTGTAACTTTTGCACAATCAGGAGCAAAAATTGAGTTTAAAGACAGTGACAACACAATCGATTACGGAAAAGTATCTAAAGATTCTGACAGCGGTTTGAGATCATTCGAATTTAAAAATACCGGAGATGCACCGCTTATAATTACAAATGTTCAGTCAACCTGCGGATGTACAGTTCCTTCTAAACCAGAAGCGCCAATTATGCCTGGAAAAACAGGTAAGATTGATGTAAAATACAATATGGCTCCAGGTCCAATAAGAAAGACAATTACGGTTGAATCCAATGCAGTAAATTATGAGGGCGGAAGAGTACCTTTAAAAATTAAAGGAGAAGTAGTAGTTAAATCTGAAACGAATGTTTTGGAAAAGAAAAAAACTATGATGAGTAAATAAAATAAAAAAAATGCCTTTCAAATCGAGAGGCATTTTTTTTTTATAACATCGCATGTAGTCGAAAAGAAATAGGAATAACTTTACCATCCCGTAATATTTCGAGCTTAATGAGTTTGTCCTCAGCCCCGCGAAGAAGTTTTGTAATTTGATCTAGAGACATCTTGTGTGCAACTTTGCCATTCAGACTAATAAGTTGATCATTTACTTTAACTCCCGCCTCTGCCGCTGAACTTCCTGTTCTCACATTAAATATTTTGAAAATAGGTTTTAGGTCAAATTTATAAACAAAACCATTATTGATTTTAGTTCCCGTGCCGTCGAAAGTTTCTCCCTTATAATTTCCGCTTATTTCTACGCGTTCTTTTACCCATTCCATGCCGTCGTGTTGCAATTTTATTCCACTTTTGTCATAAAGAAATTCTTGTTCAAAGTTTTTATTCGGCTTCAAATAGAGCATTTTATTTTTATAATCAAAAACCTGATCAAATCTTCTCATTACTTCTGCTCCTATCGATCCCAATCTATCGATTGTATTACTAATATTTTGAGTAGAAATAGAATCTGGAAATGAAGTAATAATATTCTCAAATTCAAACTTACCCATTTTTAAAAATTCAATTCTTGCTTTTGCACCAAAAATATCACCGCTGAATCCTCTACCTAAAAAATCAGGAATACTTTTCTGTGGCAGTTCAATTGAATTTGATCTATTGGCAAACAACCATAATGCATCGCTGTTTCCGTTGTCTACAAGAACTTTCGCCAACGTCTCTACTTTTCCGCTTTTCACAACAACATCAATATAAGGTTTGTCTTTAATGATTTCTACGGCAAACTTTTCAAATCTCTTGAGCTTTTGATTCATCCTTTCCGATGGTCTTTTAATCACAATCCGTTTTCGTAGATAATCGATCTCAACAAGGTAATTTTTAAAAAACGCATAGCCTAAAATGCCATTTACAGGAATTCCTACATTTGGCGAAAAATTCACTTCTTGATTCAGCACAATCAAAATACTATGGTTATCATCAAAATAATGGGGTGTTGTTAAATTATTACTTTTAGCAATTAGCGCTTCAATAGCAGCTTGACTACCCATACCCTGCAACTGTAATTTTTCTACATTTTCAAAAATTACATTCTGATTTTCGTCAAGACTAAATAACACAGTTTCGGCAACCCCGGTATCTAATAAAAAAGTTAGATCAACACCGTTTACATTGACATTTACAAAAATTAGATTACTAAGCAGTTGAAAAGGAATTTTTACTGAATTCTTGTTTTTGTCCATTATAAAACCCTCCTGCGCTTGCGAGAACAGAAAAGCAAAAAATAGTATGGTCGAAAGAAAAATTCTCATAAGAATTAATTACTTAAAAGTACTAAAATAGATGGCTACAAACCCAAATTTGATACGTTAAACTATCGAAAAAGTCTAAAAAATAGTGCAAATTTGCATATCAAAATTTAATACTATGCCTAAAGTTTCTCACAAGGGTTCTCAAATGCCCGAATCACCAATTAGAAAATTAGTTCCCTTTGCCGATATTGCCAAGAAAAAAGGACATAAAGTATATCACTTAAACATCGGTCAACCCGATATAAAAACTCCAGAGGTAGCGATGAACGCTATAAAAAATGTAGAAATGGAAGTACTTGAGTACAGCCATTCTGCAGGTTTTGAAAGCTACCGAAACAAATTGGCTGCTTATTACCAAAATCAAAATATCAATGTAAACGCATCCGAAATTATTATAACTACAGGTGGATCAGAAGCACTTATGTTTGCAATGGGAAGCACAATGGACGTTGATGACGAAATTATAATTCCAGAGCCTTTCTACGCTAATTACAATGGATTTTCAACTGCTTCAGGGGTAAACGTCGTGCCAGTTGTTTCAACTATTGATGACGGATTTGCACTTCCTCCAATTGCGGAATTTGAAAAACTAATTACTTCAAAAACCAAAGCAATATTAATTTGCAACCCTGGAAATCCTACTGGATATCTATATTCGAAAGAAGAAATTATGCAGTTGGCAGAAATAGTAAAAAAGCACGACTTATTCCTAATTGCCGACGAAGTTTACAGAGAATTTACCTACGATGGTGACATTCATTATTCAGTAATGAGCATTCCTGGTCTGGAAGAAAATGCAATAATGATCGATTCAGTTTCCAAGCGTTACAGTATGTGTGGTGCGCGAATTGGCTGTATTGTTTCAAAAAACAAGGAACTGATGGCTACTGCAATGAAGTTTGCGCAGGCTAGATTGAGTCCTCCAACTTTTGCACAGATTGCTAGTGAGGCGGCTTTGGAGACTCCGCAAACTTATTTTGACGAGGTGATCTCGGAGTATCGCGAGAGAAGAGATATTTTAATTAAAGCTCTAAAAGATATCGATGGTGTAAAAGTTAGTAGCCCTAAAGGTGCTTTTTATTGCATTGCCGAATTGCCTATCGCAGATGCAGAGAAATTTGCGCAGTGGCTACTTGAAGATTTTGACCTTAACGGAGAGACAGTGATGGTGGCACCTGCCGCTGGTTTCTACTCTACAAAAGGTTTGGGAATGAAAGAAGTTCGCATCGCTTATGTCTTAAAACAAGAGGATTTAATTCGATCAGTCGAGATATTGAAAGCAGCGATTACAGCCTATAACGCGCTTTAATTTTCAGCATTTCACTTATAAAATTTAAAGGTTGTCATTTGGCAACCTTTTTTTTGTTTCGCATTTTTTTTGGGCGAGCCCTTCGCCACAACGTTTTCGTCATTAATGAACTTCTATCCTATCAGTTTTCATAAGAAATTGTAATCTGGCTCAGGTCGGGCTTTCCGTTCCCAATCTTTGTCGTAGCTTTTGCTCCGCAAAGCCACAACAAAGGATTTGCTTCGCCAGTTCGCAAAAGCTCGGGTCCACTACTATCCCTCTCGCAAAACTTCGGTGAGATTCACCATTGCGGTTGCTAGAAATCTTTACTATCTCCAAATTAACCTCACGATAATCTGTCGAAATAATTCCAAAAGCAACTAGGTCTTTTTACTATAAGTACTTTAATAAAACAAGCTGCGGTAAAATGTGAAAATAATTTTTTCTCACGATCTTGTAATTTTTCGCTACTCTTGCAATTTTCTCAGTCCAAACTAATCACGCCCTATCACTTCCATTCCCTAGAATTAAATATCCACTTACTAAACTTCATTCGCCATTTCCTAATCTCGAATCGCCTTTCCACTCTCCTATCTCCAGTCTCCAGTCCCCAATCTCATTCCCCAATTCTCCATTCTCCAATCCCAACCCTCACAATTAGACAAAAAAAAAGCAGGCTTTTTACAGCCTGCTTTAGTTTTTATAAATTTGAAATCCTTATCGTTTTAATGAGAAATGGGCTTTAAATTCTTTGTTTGTTCCGTTTTCTAAGTAGAATACTGTAAACCAGTAATCTGATGATGGAAGTTCTTTTCCGTTGAAAGTTCCGTTCCATCCTTCGCCACTTGGACTGATTTGTTTGATTAGTTTTCCGTAGCGATCAAATATATAAATTTTTGCGCTTAGATCACTAGCTAAGGTTGGAATATTCCAAGTGTCGTTAAATCCATCTCCATTTGGTGTAAAGAAGTGTGGATAGTTAATGGCAAATACTTCCAACACTAAGTCATCTTCACATGAATTTAGATCACGAACTACTACTGTGTGTAGTCCCGGCGTGATGTTTAGGAAGATGCCGTCATTGTCTAAGAATGGACCATTGTCTAATGAATATACATAGTCTCCAAATCCTTCTACCGTAACGGTCAAGGTCTGATTGTCAGTGAACGCATTGCTTACTGTAAAGCCTTCTCCAACTGCAACAGCTGGACCTGATTTAATTACTGTAAAACTTGCTGCCGCTGATGGACATCCTAATGCACTTACACTTGTTGCTACTAACGAGTAAACTCCTGGTGTAACAGTTGTGATGCTATAAGTAGCGTCTACTGCTCCTGCAATGACAACGCCATCAAGTGACCATTCAAATGTATAAAGGGCTGGATCAAGGTTGCTATCCAAAGTCATCCCGCTGTTTAATACTCCGGTTACAAAGTCAACACATAATGCTGGATTGTCTGAAGTAATTACTGGATTTGGAAGCGCTTCGATTGTAATAGCTACCTCTACCGGAAGTGATCTACATCCTGTAGTTGTATTATTTACTGCTGCAAATAAGATTCCTGTACTTGCTGAATAAGCTGTTGCTGGATCAATTGCATTGGTTCCGTCTTGAGCATCTTCTAGAGTTGGGTAGTACGAAACTGTGAATTCTGGCGCTACTTGAGCTCCTAATATTTCGGTGCTAAACAATGTTTCTAAATCGATAATCAAAATTCCATCTGCATCTGTATCACAAGTTGCATAAGCTGTTGGTGTAGTTGATACGGCACCTTCGGCAACTACTAATGTTACTACTGCATAAGATTTACAACTCGTAGCTCCATGAGTAACGGCTACCACTATATCCTGAGGATTGGTAATATTAGTATAAAGGTTTGGCAACTCATTGATTCCTGCTTCGGCATCTGCTTGGTTTAAGTAGTATGCAAATGTGAAATCTGCAAGGTCTTGACCTTCTTCAAGTACTTCGTCGTTGTGAGCGTTTAATGTAAACTCTGCCGTTCCGGTTGCTCCGATATCACAGTATTTGTATTCGGTAGGATCGTTTAACACTGGAAGTCCATTCACAACAATATTCTGCTGAATAATTACATAACAGTTGTCTCCCAAATAATTAACCGATGCGTTCATTACTTTGATCCAGATTGTTGTTGCTGGACCTACATAATTTGTTGGATCGGCAATAGCATTTACGCCATCAATTGCATCTTGCTCGGATAAATAATATTCGAATATCAGGTTTGGATCTTCATCTGCGATATACTCTTCGTTGGCGGTCAAATCAAAGACTCCTTCTTCGCTACCTAATGTATCTTCACAACCTTCGATATCCAATCCAGCTAAATCTGTACGTGGAGTTGGCAATGGCAATACGCGAATATCCATAGTAGTATAGCTCACACATCCGTCTGCAGAGGTTACCATCACGCCAAGTGTTTGTGCATTGGCAATATTGGTGTATGCGGTTGGATCTGTAATAGCATTTGTACCAGCTTGTGCATCTGCCCAACTTGGGAAGTATACAATGCTGTATCCTACAGCTGTTCCTACGATTTCTTCATTTTTTATCGTTAGGTCAAAAACCGTCTGTGGCAAAGTGGTCGTTGGGCCGTCGTCACAAAGTGACAATGGCGTTGGACGTGTAAGCAAGATTGGTAAGTTGACACTAATTTCAAAACTCTTAACTGCGAAACAATCACTATTATCATCATCTATACGAACCCAAATCGTTTGTGGATTTGAAGTGTTGGTATAGAATGTATCTTGGATAATCGGAGCTACTCCAGCATTGGCTGCAGCCTCAGATGTATAATAAGTTACTGTATAAGGTCCTGCTCCTGTTTGTGCATCTACGATAATTGGGGTTTGAACAGTCAAGTCAAAAGTGGTAAAACCATTTTGATTGTTGCTATCCTCATCACATTTTACAATTGGATCAAGTGCTGGAATTTTTGGCGCTGCTGTTACATTTAGTTCGATTGCTAGAATGCTGAAACATCCGGTTAGCGTGTTTTCTGCACGTACCCAAATAAAATCTATAAAGGCAGTGGTATTTTCAAACGGACTTGTCTGAGCAGTAGTTCCTGTTATTGCATCTTGCTCGGTAAGGTGGAACGTCACATCGGTGTTTGGTTCTCCTTGTAATAAATCGGCAACAAGCGCATCTAGATCAAATATCGCAAAACCATTTCCATCTTGATCACACTCTACAACAGGTCCTGTTGGTGGGTATAAAACTGGTAGTGGCACTACACGAAGATCCATGCGGCTTGTTACAAAACATCCAGTAGCAAGATTCTTTACAGTAACCCAAATAGTTTGAGCGTTGCTTATGTTGGTGTATAAAAACGGAAGCGCATTGGTTTGTGCCTCGGCATTTGCTTGGTCAAAGTAAAAAGTTACTTCCATTCCGTCTTGACCGTTTAGGATCATCGGAATAGTTGATTGCAAATCAAATTCTTCTGTTTGATCTCCAGGATTGTTTACATCACAAAGGGTGTAAGCAGGAATTGGAGCTGCTACAAGTGGCAGTGCATTGACAACCAAATCCAACGAAATAACGTCAAAACATCCAGTATCATTATTCTCTACTCGTACCCAAATAGTTTGAGTAGTAGAATTATATGAAGTTACATTCACAATTTCGGCCGTTCCTGCAGTCGCATTTGCTTGTGTAGGATAGAAAGAAACGGTGTGAGTTGTAGGGTCTATAGTATTTAAAATTCCGGCGATTGCAGTAGTCAGATCAAAAGCAGCACTACCATCGGCGTTGTCGTCACAAACTTCCAAAGCTGGAATTTCGGTGGCAACCGGGGTATTATTCACAATCAATTGAAGCTCTACAATATTCGAACAACCTGTAAGTGCAAAAGAGACATTGACCCAAATTGTTTGAAGGTACGGAACGTTGTTATCATAAATTGAAGGCAACGCATTTTCGCCAAATTCTGCATCAGTTAGAGTTTCATGGTAGGTGATAGTAACACCTGCAGGCACTGGACCTCCACTAATTTCTTCATTTGCATCGGCTAAATTAAATGTGCTCCAACCATCGCTATTTGGATCACACACTTCAAGAGGTGTTGGCGTATTTGCCGTTGGCCCTTGGGTTACATTAAGCTGTACTTGAGTGGTATTAAAACATCCTGTTGCAGTATTTTCTACTCTAATGAATACAATTGCTGGTCCGCTCACATAAGGAGTTGGCAGCGCATCAACATCAGCGATGGCATCGGCAAGAGTTAAGTGATACGTTATAACGATACCTGTTGCACCATTCACTTGCGGATTGTTTAGATTTAAATTAAAGGAAGCAGTGTTCACTATTCCATTGCTACAACCATTCATTGCTGCTGGCTCATTGGCAATAGGACGTGCATTGACTACTAGATTGAAAGAAGTTACGGCAAAACATCCGCTTACGGTATTTTCTAGTCGCACCCAGATTTGCGCAGACGCACTGTTGTAAGGAGCCGCTGTACTTATTTCGGTACCGGCAACTCCACCTTGCGCTAATGCCTGAGATGTGTAGTAAGTAACTTCAATATTTGCTTGACCGTTGATGATTTCAGCGGTTTTTGTATTTAAATCAAATGCTTCTATCCCATCTTCAGGAATACTTGTCTCACATAATTGGTAGGCTGTAATTGGCGCAATAGCTGGTTTTGGATTTACAACTAATACCAATGTAGTTGTACTAAAACATTCTGGCGACAATGGATCAAAAACTCGTACCGTTAAAGTATAGGTATTTGCGTTGATGATGCCATAGTTGGTAACATTGGCAATCGGCGTTGTAGATGTATCTGTTTCAAAATATTGAACAGTTAGTCCTGAACCAGCTCCTGCTATCTCATCATTTTTTGTCGTTAAGTTAAAAGCGGCAAGACCATCGTAATTGTCATCGCAAACTTCAAGTGGCGTTGGATCTGTGATGGTAGGAGGACTACCGACTGTAATAGCGGCAGTACCTGTTTGCGCTTGACTGCACGCCGCAGCAGTTGCATCACTCACATTGACCAAATCTACATTCACAGTTCCTACAGTAGCAGTTGAAATTGGTATAGATACAGAATTTCCTGTAGTAGTCGTAATTGTTTGTGGTGCACCACCATCAATAGTATAGGTAAAAGTATAAGGTGCTGTTCCTGCAGCTCCAGTAAAAGTTACCATTGGCTCTGTCGTATTTTGACAAACCGCAGTAGTTCCAGAAATTGTTGCAGTAGGCAAAGCTCTTACGGTAATAATCGCAGTACCTGTTTGATTTTGAGTACAGCTAGGAGTACCTAAATTTTGCACACTAACTAAAGTATAAGTTGTGTTTCCAACAGTTGCGGTTGGTGCAGATATTGTTGCAACACTGCTTCCAGCAGCACTCGTAACTGTCTGAGGTGCTCCGCCATTTACTGTATAGGTAAAAGTATAAGGAAGTGCGCCACCAGCTCCGGTAAAAGTAACCGTAGGATTTGTGTCATTTTGACAAACATTTATTGTACCTGCAATTGTAGCAGTAGGAAGCGGTGCCACATTAATAGTAATAATTTGCGAAACACTTCCTGTACATCCTGTATTTCCACTAGCACTTACTAATTCAACCACTGTCGTAGTTTGCAAGTTTGAAAGCACTAGCGTATTATTAACTGGCGAAACTGTTATAGTTTGATTTGTACCTCCATTTACATTATAAACAATTACAGTTCCCGCTGCAGCATTAAATGTAATTGTCGCAGATTCCCCAACGCATATATTAGTACTACTTGAAGAAATTGAGGCTCCACCTCCAGCACCCACAATAACTATAATTTCTTGAAATGGTCTACAAAGGGGATCGATAGGAGTCGGATTTGCAATTGCATATACATAATATGTTCCCGGAGTATTTGGAAGTGATCCTGGCGTACCTAGAACTGGCGCATCATAGATCGCAAATCCAGCGGCATTGGCAGTTGCAAAGCCAAGTGGGATTCCACCACTATAAACGGTAGCTGCAGTTTGTTGGGAAGTAAAATAAACATACGAAATTCCATCTGCAGCAGTAAAAGATGTCTCTACTGAAAAAGGCGCTGGATCTGCATCAGGACATAAATCTTGTTGAGGCGAAGGATTTTCTATAATCGTAGATGACACTAGGAAATTTCGAATATAAATACAACCTCCAGCATTAATATTTTGAACACTCATCCATATTTCTTGTCCATCACTAACAAATAGCGTCGGATCGGCAATAGGATTGGCAACGTTTTCGGCATCAACTAAACTAGTATGAAAAGCAATTTCATAATCATTCGGATCTAATCCCGCTAAAATTGTTGCAGTGTTCTCTGTAAGATCAAATTCGTTAGTACATTGGACTAAATCAACTGCTTGCGCGGTCTCATTTGGAAATACTTCCACGAGAACATTTTTTGATAAAGTAATTAAATCTCCACATACGTTATATACCGCTGTCGCTGTATAATTGGTAGTTACAGTTGGAGCAACATTTATAGTAGTATTATTTCCCAAATCATTTCCTGCATCATCAGTCCAGTTAAAAGTAACTGCCGATGGACCATTTGGTGTAAATCTCCATGCTTCATTTGAAGCTGACCAGTTTCCAGTATTTCTATTTGGTGGAGTATACGCTAGAGTACCTGTTGCATTTTGAATTCCTATAAGTCCACGACCACTCTCGAAACTATTACATGGAGTTCTATTTTGCACATAAACTTCGATTATGTTAGAAATTTCATATATAACGATTTGATAGGTCTGCAGTCCGAAATTAGTACCACATTGAAAATGCCCTAAGTGATAAAAGTTAATTACCAATTTTCGACAAGGATAGTTACCCATTAATTGATAATTTACTGAAACTTCTGGAGGTGACTGCGATGGATTTGTATCTTGCAAAATTCCATAAATAGCGTTTTTCCAAGGAAATGCTGTATTAGGAATTGTCATTGGAAATTGATATCCCGATCCAGAGTTTGCCGGGTAACTATTAAAGGACACTAGTCCATTTGAACCAACGTTTGCTGTAGTAAATTTATTCCCAAAGAAACAAAAGTCAAAAGGCAGCGGAATATCTCCCGACCACACATCATCTGTTCCTACAGATACAGGAGTAAAACCAGGGCCAAAAAATGCTGCTTGTGGACAATAAGGAATTGACGAAACCTCGTAAGTTGTTGTAGTACCAAGATCTTGATAAGAAGCTGTAAGTTCTCTAACATCTCCAATTTCGCAGATAGGTTCGATATTATTAAATAAATCTATATTACCAGCCAATACTGTGGCGCATCCATTTGAGTTTATAGTTGCAGAAGCATTCTGAGCAGTAATCGGATTATTACAACCATTAAGTGTAGCTGAAAGCAAGGTATATGTAGTTGTTTCTTGTATTAATGGAGTTGTAAATACCGCGGTTCCCGCAGCGTCTAAAGTAACTGTACTAAATAAATTTGAACTTGACTTAATTATTACAAGAGCTCCCGGAGTCCCGGTTATTGTAAAGCTAGCAGAGTTATTTGGGCAGATTGTTACGCCTGTCGAAATTGTAGCAGTTGGCAAATCTACCACTGTGACAGTAGCAGTACCATTTTGTAATTGAA comes from the Flavobacterium ardleyense genome and includes:
- a CDS encoding pyridoxal phosphate-dependent aminotransferase; this encodes MPKVSHKGSQMPESPIRKLVPFADIAKKKGHKVYHLNIGQPDIKTPEVAMNAIKNVEMEVLEYSHSAGFESYRNKLAAYYQNQNINVNASEIIITTGGSEALMFAMGSTMDVDDEIIIPEPFYANYNGFSTASGVNVVPVVSTIDDGFALPPIAEFEKLITSKTKAILICNPGNPTGYLYSKEEIMQLAEIVKKHDLFLIADEVYREFTYDGDIHYSVMSIPGLEENAIMIDSVSKRYSMCGARIGCIVSKNKELMATAMKFAQARLSPPTFAQIASEAALETPQTYFDEVISEYRERRDILIKALKDIDGVKVSSPKGAFYCIAELPIADAEKFAQWLLEDFDLNGETVMVAPAAGFYSTKGLGMKEVRIAYVLKQEDLIRSVEILKAAITAYNAL
- a CDS encoding valine--tRNA ligase, giving the protein MNIPAHFDAKNIEDKWYSYWMENNYFHSEPDHRTPYTIVIPPPNVTGVLHMGHMLNNTIQDVLIRRARLKGFNACWVPGTDHASIATEAKVVAKLKEQGIDKNDLSREEFLKHAWEWTDKYGGVILEQLKKLGASCDWERTKFTMDPDMSAAVIESFVDLYNKGLIYRGFRMVNWDPEARTTVSDEEVIFEEQQGNLYYINYQIEGTSESLTVATTRPETIFGDTAICINPADERFTHLRGKRAIVPIAGRSIPIIEDEYVDLEFGTGCLKVTPAHDMNDKVLGEKHNLEIIDILNEDATLNSYALHYNGKDRFVVRKEIAKELEELGVLAKTESHINKVGTSERTKSVIEPRLSEQWFLKMEELVKPAIKAVLEDDEIKLHPAKFENTYRHWLTNIRDWNISRQLWWGQQIPAYYYGDGKEQFVVARSSEEALEMVQKLDGFDDFKAENLRQDKDALDTWFSSWLWPMSVFDGIVNPDNEEFKYYYPTNDLVTGPDILFFWVARMIIAGYEYTGEKPFTNVYLTGLVRDKQRRKMSKSLGNSPDPLDLIEKFGADGVRVGLLLSASAGNDIMFDEELCNQGKAFSNKIWNAFRLIKGWEVSDEITQPESSRVGIEWYQAKMNQTLVEIEDHFEKYRISDALMSIYKLVWDDFCSWFLEIIKPAYQQPIDRKTFDAAIALMEDNLKLLHPFMPFLTEEIWHLIQDRTSEEALIISTWPDANEFNSKIISDFENTMEVISAIRTIRKEKNIAFKDSIVLKVMNNTNSDADFDSVIIKLGNISEYNYISEKEEGALTFRVQANEYFIPISGAINVEEEIAKLSEELKYTQGFLISVQKKLSNERFVAGAPQNVLDIERKKEADALSKIATIEQSLANLR
- a CDS encoding PDZ domain-containing protein, yielding MRIFLSTILFFAFLFSQAQEGFIMDKNKNSVKIPFQLLSNLIFVNVNVNGVDLTFLLDTGVAETVLFSLDENQNVIFENVEKLQLQGMGSQAAIEALIAKSNNLTTPHYFDDNHSILIVLNQEVNFSPNVGIPVNGILGYAFFKNYLVEIDYLRKRIVIKRPSERMNQKLKRFEKFAVEIIKDKPYIDVVVKSGKVETLAKVLVDNGNSDALWLFANRSNSIELPQKSIPDFLGRGFSGDIFGAKARIEFLKMGKFEFENIITSFPDSISTQNISNTIDRLGSIGAEVMRRFDQVFDYKNKMLYLKPNKNFEQEFLYDKSGIKLQHDGMEWVKERVEISGNYKGETFDGTGTKINNGFVYKFDLKPIFKIFNVRTGSSAAEAGVKVNDQLISLNGKVAHKMSLDQITKLLRGAEDKLIKLEILRDGKVIPISFRLHAML
- a CDS encoding DUF1573 domain-containing protein; amino-acid sequence: MKNFLLIAAIAFSSVTFAQSGAKIEFKDSDNTIDYGKVSKDSDSGLRSFEFKNTGDAPLIITNVQSTCGCTVPSKPEAPIMPGKTGKIDVKYNMAPGPIRKTITVESNAVNYEGGRVPLKIKGEVVVKSETNVLEKKKTMMSK